A single region of the Manihot esculenta cultivar AM560-2 chromosome 12, M.esculenta_v8, whole genome shotgun sequence genome encodes:
- the LOC110628576 gene encoding probable mediator of RNA polymerase II transcription subunit 26c, whose amino-acid sequence MDIDDFRSILESSGVDVWTFIDTAIVVASLDFGTELKERRDKIVEMLYSTCSSGRCRNCDFDVGRISNEHEMKENSIAVKVGGGGGSGSPSTTPRSIHGDEEDDDELDPYAGLFDDEQKKILEIKQHLEDPDQSEDSLVDLLQSLADMDITFKALKETDIGRHVNRLRKNSSNDVRRLVKQLVRKWKEIVDDWVRLNPQGEHASSALMADGDSPQQKIPQNYHHQVPDFAYSPNPQNGSSGSDKNNSEPERKPKSVPRKEAPPRPTQQSLPASASASASHNVQRQKEQQQRERDFDSDRLASARKRLQENYKEALNAKKQRTIQVMDIHEIPKPKNAYFAKNKGGGSQGRHW is encoded by the exons ATGGATATAGATGATTTTCGATCCATTCTGGAGAGTTCTGGGGTTGATGTTTGGACATTTATCGACACGGCCATTGTTGTGGCTTCTTTGGATTTCGGGACAGAATTGAAGGAGCGGAGAGATAAGATTGTGGAAATGCTATACTCAACTTGCTCGTCTGGTCGGTGTAGGAATTGCGATTTTGATGTTGGCAGGATTAGCAATGAGcatgaaatgaaagaaaatagtaTTGCGGTGAAagttggaggaggaggtggaagCGGGTCTCCTTCAACAACGCCAAGGTCGATTCATGGagatgaagaagatgatgatgaattGGATCCATATGCAGGATTGTTCGACGATGAACAGAAGAAGATTTTAGAGATCAAACAACACCTTGAAGATCCTGACCAG TCTGAAGATTCTCTGGTTGATTTGCTTCAAAGTTTAGCAGATATGGATATAACCTTCAAGGCCCTCAAG GAGACTGATATTGGAAGACATGTCAATCGTCTGCGAAAGAATTCATCCAATGATGTTCGAAGATTAGTTAAGCAACTTGTCAG GAAATGGAAAGAAATTGTAGATGATTGGGTGAGATTAAATCCACAAGGAGAGCATGCATCCTCTGCTCTAATGG CTGATGGGGACTCCCCACAGCAGAAAATTCCCCAGAATTATCATCACCAG GTTCCTGATTTTGCATACTCTCCAAATCCTCAAA ATGGAAGTTCTGGTTCAGACAAGAATAATTCAGAACCAGAACGAAAGCCAAAATCAGTGCCTCGAAAGGAAGCTCCGCCTAGACCCACCCAACAATCTCTTCCTGCATCTGCATCTGCATCTGCTTCTCACAATGTACAG AGGCAGAAAGAGCAGCAACAAAGAGAGAGAGATTTTGATTCTGATAGGCTGGCTTCCGCAAGGAAGAGGCTTCAAGAGAATTACAAAGAAGCCTTAAATG CCAAGAAGCAAAGAACAATTCAAGTGATGGACATACATGAGATTCCAAAACCTAAGAATGCCTACTTTGCAAAGAACAAAGGTGGCGGTTCTCAAGGGAGGCACTGGTGA